From a single Aminobacterium mobile DSM 12262 genomic region:
- a CDS encoding flagellar basal body L-ring protein FlgH, whose product MKKNMFALLVAIVITFSGSSPIAFAQSIWNDNTNWVADQRPSKVGDLVTVVVSEKTTTKDEAKTDVSKKNDSSVSDGVGVLDFIKALGFSSKSSVKGDGSTERTHTAKSRIACLVTEVLPNGNLVIEGARDVETHEEKLQLCIRGVIRPQDVDGNNTIASDKIANAEIGIEGKGALSKVQRPGLLTQILQAIF is encoded by the coding sequence ATGAAAAAGAATATGTTTGCTCTTTTGGTGGCGATTGTTATAACTTTTTCAGGCAGCAGCCCTATCGCTTTTGCCCAGTCTATTTGGAATGACAATACAAATTGGGTAGCCGATCAGCGCCCTAGTAAAGTGGGGGATCTTGTAACAGTCGTAGTGTCGGAAAAAACAACTACGAAAGATGAGGCTAAAACTGACGTAAGCAAAAAGAATGACAGTTCAGTGAGTGACGGAGTGGGGGTCCTCGATTTTATCAAGGCTTTAGGGTTCTCCTCGAAAAGTTCTGTGAAAGGTGATGGATCTACAGAGAGAACTCACACGGCGAAAAGTCGCATAGCTTGTCTTGTTACGGAGGTTCTTCCTAATGGAAATCTCGTTATAGAGGGCGCTAGGGATGTAGAAACTCACGAGGAAAAACTACAGCTTTGCATTCGAGGGGTCATTCGTCCCCAGGATGTAGATGGTAATAATACTATCGCCAGCGATAAAATAGCTAACGCAGAGATTGGCATTGAGGGGAAGGGCGCACTTTCCAAAGTCCAGCGTCCAGGATTGCTCACACAGATTTTACAGGCGATTTTCTAG
- a CDS encoding energy-coupling factor transporter ATPase, with protein sequence MTPKDICTLQDVGYTYPEADRPALDGVSFQVREGEWLALLGSNGSGKSTLAKHLNALLLPTQGACFVYGMDTRDEQNLWTIRSHVAMVFQNPENQIVGTVVEDDAAFGPENLGLPSEEIRKRVDWALSVTGLEGKATNPTYSLSGGEKQRLAVAGALALDPPCLVLDEPTAMLDPQGRRDLLSILKTLHSQGRTIVYITHRLEETVFCDRALVLQEGRVEWSGCISELFTHRGKLEEWGLECPPFVELWQMLVRENIISRNTPATVDGVRQALCLL encoded by the coding sequence ATGACCCCAAAGGACATCTGTACGCTTCAGGATGTAGGGTATACCTACCCTGAAGCGGACAGGCCTGCCTTGGACGGTGTTTCCTTCCAGGTCAGGGAGGGGGAATGGCTAGCTTTACTGGGCAGCAATGGCTCAGGAAAGTCCACGCTGGCCAAACATTTAAACGCCCTGCTGCTCCCAACGCAGGGCGCTTGTTTTGTTTATGGCATGGATACTCGGGACGAGCAGAATCTTTGGACAATTCGGAGCCATGTTGCCATGGTGTTTCAAAACCCCGAAAATCAGATAGTTGGTACTGTAGTAGAAGATGATGCAGCTTTTGGACCAGAAAATCTCGGGCTTCCTTCAGAAGAGATAAGGAAGCGTGTTGATTGGGCTTTATCTGTAACTGGTCTTGAAGGTAAGGCGACAAATCCTACTTACTCTCTTTCGGGAGGGGAAAAACAGCGTTTAGCTGTAGCGGGAGCTTTAGCTCTGGATCCACCTTGTCTCGTTTTGGATGAGCCTACAGCCATGCTTGACCCTCAAGGGCGACGAGATCTGCTTAGTATTTTAAAGACGCTCCATAGCCAGGGCCGGACAATAGTGTATATTACTCACCGTCTAGAAGAGACAGTGTTTTGTGATAGAGCTCTTGTTCTTCAAGAAGGTCGGGTAGAGTGGAGCGGTTGTATATCGGAACTTTTTACGCATAGAGGAAAACTTGAAGAATGGGGGTTAGAATGTCCTCCGTTTGTCGAGTTATGGCAAATGCTAGTGAGGGAGAATATTATTTCTCGTAATACTCCCGCAACAGTAGATGGAGTTCGACAGGCTTTATGTCTATTATAG
- the flgF gene encoding flagellar basal-body rod protein FlgF, giving the protein MHRGLYAAASAMLVQERMGDVVANNLANVNTAGFKGRIAVNKSFPDVFMDRLEKLDPGEGKIEVVPPDSVVFRGRVPIGDIPLANVLSETAMKTEAGMLQITGKNLDVALQGDGFFVVQDLGGNIFYTRSGHFQLDSEGRIVTHDGMLVLGNGGPLEIGDATRIEFDNSGRLIADDEVVDTLQVVSFQSPSYLRQIGGSLLSETRESGQPDAVEDFELQSGALEMSNVNVVEEMVRMIEAHRAYESASKAVSTHDEMTGRLITTFGRAV; this is encoded by the coding sequence GTGCATCGAGGGCTTTATGCTGCTGCGTCAGCCATGCTAGTACAAGAGAGAATGGGCGATGTAGTCGCCAACAACCTGGCCAACGTAAACACCGCTGGTTTTAAAGGAAGGATTGCCGTTAATAAGTCTTTCCCTGACGTCTTTATGGATCGCCTGGAAAAACTTGATCCTGGAGAAGGGAAAATAGAAGTAGTGCCTCCAGATAGTGTCGTTTTTAGAGGAAGAGTTCCTATAGGTGATATACCTCTTGCCAACGTCCTTTCAGAAACGGCGATGAAAACAGAGGCAGGAATGCTTCAGATAACAGGAAAAAACTTGGATGTGGCGTTGCAAGGGGATGGTTTTTTCGTTGTACAGGATTTGGGTGGGAACATTTTCTATACCCGTTCTGGTCATTTCCAACTTGATTCTGAAGGAAGAATTGTTACACACGACGGTATGCTGGTGCTAGGCAATGGAGGACCTTTGGAAATAGGGGATGCAACGCGAATAGAGTTTGATAACTCCGGTCGCCTTATTGCAGATGATGAGGTAGTAGATACTCTTCAGGTCGTATCTTTTCAAAGCCCCTCGTATTTGAGGCAAATAGGAGGATCTCTCCTATCAGAGACAAGAGAGTCGGGCCAGCCAGATGCTGTAGAGGATTTTGAGCTTCAGTCAGGGGCACTGGAAATGTCTAACGTCAATGTGGTGGAAGAAATGGTACGGATGATTGAAGCCCACAGAGCTTATGAAAGTGCTTCGAAAGCAGTATCTACTCATGACGAGATGACAGGCCGGCTTATTACCACATTCGGCAGAGCCGTCTAA
- the flgA gene encoding flagellar basal body P-ring formation chaperone FlgA codes for MSRLFFVFLWIGFFAPMYTPAMAASPLSIDIPASIFYWGDGMRLENVAIINGPSPVVEKARAIPFPKKTGYISREDIINALQEGGIGGIRLSLLMAERVPVLQEPRLPNIVRRISGWAWEVDVNPLSGAAPKDTEEFLEPGSLTPGVGSTTLKFRSAKGEKSVPVRINWYQPAVVLQRAFPRGKPLSEEDVVLRRVCLSQPGELPSRIEEVLGLVLRRDGQMGDIVSLNILETKPIILRGDRVIIAAQVGALLIEVPGEALDEGQPGDFIRVRNIASRTVVTGRVASPGRVEVDTQ; via the coding sequence GTGTCCCGCCTGTTTTTTGTTTTTTTGTGGATTGGATTTTTTGCCCCCATGTATACCCCTGCTATGGCCGCAAGCCCCCTTTCCATAGATATCCCTGCCTCGATTTTTTATTGGGGAGATGGAATGCGGCTGGAAAATGTGGCGATTATTAACGGGCCTTCTCCTGTGGTAGAAAAGGCTCGTGCGATTCCTTTCCCTAAAAAAACTGGTTATATATCGAGGGAAGATATTATTAATGCCTTGCAGGAGGGAGGAATAGGTGGTATACGCCTCTCTCTTCTCATGGCAGAGCGAGTTCCTGTTCTTCAGGAACCTCGACTCCCGAACATTGTTCGCCGTATTTCAGGGTGGGCGTGGGAGGTAGACGTAAATCCTCTATCAGGAGCCGCACCTAAAGACACGGAAGAATTTCTGGAACCTGGTTCTTTAACCCCTGGTGTTGGATCAACAACCCTTAAATTCCGGAGTGCTAAAGGAGAAAAATCTGTCCCAGTACGCATTAATTGGTATCAGCCAGCCGTTGTTCTTCAACGAGCTTTTCCCAGAGGGAAACCTCTCTCTGAAGAGGATGTAGTATTGCGAAGAGTGTGTTTAAGTCAGCCTGGTGAACTGCCAAGCCGTATTGAGGAAGTGTTAGGGCTTGTGTTACGAAGAGACGGGCAGATGGGAGATATTGTTTCTCTCAACATTCTTGAGACAAAGCCGATAATTTTAAGAGGAGATCGTGTTATTATTGCGGCGCAGGTAGGGGCACTTTTAATAGAAGTTCCAGGTGAAGCTCTTGATGAGGGCCAGCCCGGCGATTTTATACGAGTTCGCAATATAGCCAGTAGAACAGTGGTTACAGGGCGAGTGGCAAGTCCAGGTAGAGTGGAGGTAGATACCCAATGA
- the rpsK gene encoding 30S ribosomal protein S11, whose amino-acid sequence MAKRTQRRGKRREKKNVSYGVAHIFSTFNNTIVSICDKGGNILSWASGGNVGFKGTRKSTPFAAQIAAQQAAKTAQDHGVKEIDVVVKGPGPGRESAIRSLQAAGLQVNMIKDATPIPHNGCRPPKRRRV is encoded by the coding sequence GTGGCCAAACGTACACAGCGTAGAGGTAAAAGAAGAGAAAAAAAGAATGTAAGCTATGGAGTTGCTCATATTTTTTCTACTTTTAACAACACTATAGTGAGCATCTGCGATAAAGGCGGGAATATCCTGTCTTGGGCTTCTGGTGGAAACGTGGGTTTTAAGGGAACGAGAAAATCGACTCCTTTTGCCGCTCAGATTGCTGCTCAACAGGCAGCTAAAACAGCTCAGGACCACGGGGTGAAAGAAATAGATGTAGTGGTGAAGGGACCAGGACCTGGCCGAGAGTCGGCAATCCGTTCTCTTCAAGCTGCAGGACTTCAGGTTAACATGATTAAAGATGCGACGCCTATTCCTCATAACGGCTGTAGACCGCCGAAGCGTCGTAGAGTGTAG
- the truA gene encoding tRNA pseudouridine(38-40) synthase TruA has product MNYAATISYDGTAFCGWQRQSGVPTVQQSLEEAIGKIFGEPTTVFAAGRTDAGVHGKGQVVSFELPVGWDPGRLLLAINYYLPETVRIMNIYHVSDDFNARFSALWREYRYYIWHGPAFPPYLRERAWWNRWKWDKEAVGKACEYVKGTHDFRAFCPIKECPDNTIRTIYTFRWHQNGQLSIVTIRGNAFLMNMVRILIGSLDLVGKGKQSPEWIRDLLNGKGSRRESGMTVPAHGLYFWRVGYDASPFLNGLPKIKEKAGIFVPSDFWRKHI; this is encoded by the coding sequence ATGAACTATGCTGCCACAATAAGTTACGATGGAACCGCTTTCTGTGGTTGGCAGCGACAATCAGGAGTCCCTACCGTTCAACAATCTCTGGAAGAAGCTATAGGCAAAATATTTGGTGAGCCCACCACTGTTTTTGCTGCTGGTCGAACTGATGCCGGTGTTCATGGGAAAGGACAAGTTGTTTCCTTTGAGCTTCCTGTCGGATGGGATCCTGGCAGATTATTGTTAGCTATCAATTATTACTTGCCAGAAACGGTACGTATTATGAATATTTATCATGTTTCTGACGATTTTAACGCTCGTTTTAGTGCTTTATGGAGAGAATACCGATATTATATATGGCATGGCCCTGCTTTCCCTCCGTATCTTCGAGAACGGGCGTGGTGGAATCGCTGGAAATGGGATAAAGAAGCCGTGGGAAAGGCTTGCGAGTACGTAAAAGGGACCCACGATTTCAGGGCGTTCTGTCCAATCAAAGAGTGTCCAGACAATACTATCCGTACCATTTACACTTTCCGCTGGCATCAAAATGGGCAACTATCGATTGTTACTATTCGCGGTAACGCTTTTCTTATGAACATGGTTCGCATTCTTATAGGAAGTCTAGACCTTGTAGGAAAAGGCAAGCAGAGTCCAGAGTGGATTAGAGACTTACTTAATGGGAAAGGGAGTCGTAGGGAATCAGGAATGACGGTGCCGGCTCATGGCTTGTATTTTTGGAGAGTTGGGTACGATGCATCTCCATTTCTTAACGGCCTTCCAAAAATAAAGGAAAAAGCAGGCATATTTGTCCCTTCTGATTTTTGGAGGAAACACATATAA
- the rpsM gene encoding 30S ribosomal protein S13: MARIAGVDLPREKRVEIALTYIYGIGLPSSHKILAATGISPDTRVKDLTEEEAQKLRKEIEEHYKVEGDLRREVTMNIKRLMDIGCYRGLRHRLGLPVRGQRTKTNARTRKGPRRTVAGKKQAGK; the protein is encoded by the coding sequence ATGGCCCGTATAGCTGGTGTAGACCTGCCTCGCGAAAAGCGGGTTGAGATAGCGCTCACTTATATTTATGGGATAGGGCTTCCCTCTTCACACAAAATTCTTGCGGCTACCGGCATTAGTCCGGATACTCGTGTGAAAGACCTTACAGAAGAGGAAGCTCAGAAGCTCCGTAAAGAGATAGAAGAGCACTATAAGGTAGAAGGAGACCTGCGGCGCGAAGTTACAATGAATATCAAGCGGTTGATGGATATCGGCTGTTACAGAGGACTACGACATAGGCTGGGGCTTCCAGTCCGTGGTCAGAGAACTAAGACTAACGCACGTACACGGAAAGGGCCACGCCGTACGGTAGCTGGGAAAAAGCAGGCCGGTAAATAA
- the rplQ gene encoding 50S ribosomal protein L17 produces MRHRMDHRRLGRYGSHRRAMLANMAASLFLEESLTTTVTRAKELRRVAEKLITRAKGDSLNDRRVIRARLGHKEASIKLFEDLAKRYAHRPGGYTRIIKTGNRCGDGSPMAIIELVD; encoded by the coding sequence ATGAGACACCGTATGGACCATAGAAGGCTTGGTCGTTATGGAAGCCATCGCAGAGCAATGTTAGCTAATATGGCCGCCAGCCTTTTCTTAGAGGAGAGCCTCACTACAACGGTGACCCGGGCGAAAGAACTTCGTCGAGTAGCTGAAAAGCTTATCACCAGAGCTAAAGGGGATTCTCTCAATGATCGCCGGGTTATTCGTGCCCGTTTAGGACATAAAGAGGCTTCGATCAAGCTTTTTGAAGATCTGGCCAAGCGGTATGCACATCGTCCCGGTGGCTATACCAGAATAATAAAAACGGGCAATCGTTGCGGCGACGGATCGCCCATGGCGATAATTGAGCTGGTTGATTAA
- a CDS encoding rod shape-determining protein, with protein MFGSDIGIDLGTATVLIYVKNKGIVLREPSVVAIDLENGKILAVGNEAKNMVGRTPGNVISVRPLRDGVIADYTMTEAMLRYFMKRVNKGFSRFFRNRVMICVPSGATDVERRAVLEAAVEVGASEAFLIEEPMAAAIGASLSVEEPRGKMIVDVGGGTTDIAVISLGGIVVSKSLRIGGDKFDEAIMRYLRKHYSLAIGEQTAENLKITIGTCGQEEEEMTMTIKGRDLVQGLPRQIEISSASVSQAIGEMIQALNDGVRNVLELTPPELSADIIDRGIVLTGGGSLLRGLPELITQQTGINCFCAEDPMECVAVGTGKALAEIDKLKATGRSGILMTSASKKGRKKKL; from the coding sequence GTGTTCGGAAGCGATATCGGTATAGACCTTGGAACAGCGACAGTGCTTATTTATGTAAAAAATAAGGGGATCGTTCTTCGGGAACCTTCAGTGGTTGCCATAGATCTAGAAAATGGGAAAATACTTGCAGTAGGCAATGAAGCAAAAAATATGGTGGGGCGTACCCCGGGAAACGTAATTTCAGTCCGGCCGCTACGTGATGGAGTCATTGCCGACTATACCATGACAGAAGCCATGCTTCGTTATTTTATGAAGCGAGTCAACAAAGGGTTCAGTCGTTTCTTTAGAAACAGGGTTATGATTTGTGTCCCATCAGGAGCTACTGATGTAGAACGAAGAGCTGTTTTAGAAGCCGCGGTTGAAGTAGGAGCCAGTGAAGCTTTTCTGATTGAAGAGCCTATGGCTGCTGCAATAGGGGCCAGCCTCAGCGTAGAAGAGCCTCGAGGAAAAATGATTGTAGATGTTGGTGGTGGAACTACCGATATTGCAGTTATTTCCTTGGGGGGAATTGTTGTATCTAAGTCGCTGCGCATTGGTGGAGATAAATTTGATGAAGCAATAATGCGTTATTTGCGTAAACACTATAGCCTTGCTATAGGAGAACAGACAGCTGAGAATTTGAAGATTACTATCGGAACCTGTGGCCAGGAAGAGGAAGAAATGACGATGACCATTAAAGGGAGAGATCTAGTCCAAGGCCTCCCTCGCCAGATAGAGATTAGCAGTGCTTCTGTGAGCCAAGCCATTGGTGAAATGATCCAGGCTCTTAATGATGGAGTAAGAAATGTATTAGAGCTAACGCCTCCGGAACTTTCGGCCGATATTATAGATAGAGGGATTGTCCTTACTGGCGGTGGATCGTTACTGCGAGGTCTCCCAGAGCTTATTACACAGCAAACTGGCATCAATTGTTTCTGTGCCGAAGATCCTATGGAGTGTGTTGCTGTTGGGACAGGTAAAGCGCTTGCGGAGATCGATAAGCTGAAGGCTACTGGGCGGAGCGGAATATTAATGACCAGCGCATCAAAGAAAGGACGGAAGAAAAAACTCTAG
- the flgG gene encoding flagellar basal-body rod protein FlgG, whose amino-acid sequence MIRALWSAATGMVAQQTNLDVTSNNLANVNTSGYKKMRADFQDLLYQIDREPGAPVETGATVPTGIQVGLGTKVVGTSRMFSEGNLQVTNNPLDVTIEGDGFFQVVRPNGDIAYTRDGSWKIDGDGQIVTTDGFLLEPAITVPEDATEIIIDNMGRFSVKTVGNQEADEIGQIEIARFVNPAGLRAIGRNLFEETPASGEAIAGLPGEDGLGYLHQGILEMSNVQVVEEMVNLIVAQRAYEANSKSIQTADELLRIANGLRR is encoded by the coding sequence ATGATTCGAGCTCTATGGTCTGCAGCAACAGGAATGGTGGCCCAACAAACAAATCTCGACGTTACATCTAACAACTTAGCTAATGTGAACACGTCAGGATATAAGAAAATGCGAGCCGACTTTCAGGACCTTCTTTATCAAATAGATAGAGAACCTGGTGCTCCAGTGGAAACAGGAGCTACTGTCCCAACTGGAATTCAGGTAGGTTTGGGCACTAAAGTAGTCGGAACCAGCCGAATGTTTTCTGAGGGGAACTTGCAGGTAACAAATAATCCTCTTGATGTTACTATCGAAGGCGATGGCTTCTTTCAAGTTGTGCGCCCTAACGGGGATATTGCTTATACGCGAGACGGCTCTTGGAAGATAGATGGAGATGGCCAGATTGTAACAACCGATGGTTTTTTATTAGAACCGGCTATCACCGTCCCAGAAGATGCAACCGAAATCATTATCGATAATATGGGGCGTTTTTCCGTCAAAACAGTAGGGAATCAGGAAGCCGACGAAATTGGACAGATTGAAATCGCCCGTTTTGTGAACCCAGCTGGTCTTCGAGCTATAGGCAGAAATCTTTTTGAAGAAACGCCTGCCAGCGGTGAAGCGATAGCAGGCCTTCCAGGAGAGGATGGCCTGGGGTATCTCCATCAGGGGATTCTTGAGATGTCAAACGTTCAGGTGGTAGAGGAAATGGTCAACCTTATTGTAGCCCAGAGAGCATATGAGGCCAACTCTAAAAGTATTCAAACCGCCGATGAACTCTTGAGAATTGCTAACGGGCTTCGTCGATAA
- a CDS encoding energy-coupling factor transporter transmembrane component T family protein has translation MKFLNHLTFGQFVPAPSIIHRLDPRCKILGTMLLLTGIFLIKHPMAFGVWALLLLVMTFFSKLPFSLVLRSVKPVMILVVFTALIHLFFTKGTPVFQWGIISITAEGIRMGAYMGLRLLFLVLFACFLTLTTSPMELSDGLEKLFSPLAPLGFPAHELAMMMTIALRFIPTLLDETDRIMKAQLARGANLDKGNLWQRLRAMLPVLVPLFVIVFQRADDLATAMEARCYRGGNGRTRFKPLCWKMRDSAALIVLILTIGLLIYIDRRVIVL, from the coding sequence ATGAAGTTTCTTAATCATCTTACCTTCGGTCAATTTGTGCCTGCTCCCTCGATAATCCATAGACTTGACCCTCGATGTAAAATTTTAGGAACCATGCTCCTATTAACGGGGATTTTTTTAATAAAGCATCCCATGGCTTTTGGTGTGTGGGCTTTATTGCTTCTTGTCATGACTTTTTTCTCCAAACTTCCTTTTTCTTTAGTTCTTCGTTCTGTAAAACCTGTGATGATTCTGGTTGTTTTTACAGCTCTGATACACCTTTTCTTCACTAAAGGGACGCCGGTTTTTCAATGGGGCATCATTTCTATTACCGCAGAAGGCATTCGTATGGGGGCTTATATGGGCTTGAGACTTCTTTTTCTGGTTCTTTTTGCTTGTTTCCTCACATTAACAACTAGCCCCATGGAACTTTCAGATGGATTGGAAAAACTTTTTTCGCCCTTGGCGCCATTAGGTTTTCCTGCCCATGAGTTAGCCATGATGATGACCATTGCTTTGCGGTTTATTCCTACCCTTCTTGATGAAACAGACCGCATTATGAAGGCTCAGCTTGCGCGGGGGGCCAATCTCGATAAAGGGAACCTATGGCAACGTTTGCGGGCGATGCTTCCGGTGCTGGTCCCTCTTTTTGTCATTGTTTTTCAGCGAGCAGACGACCTGGCTACAGCTATGGAAGCTCGATGTTACAGGGGGGGGAATGGACGAACCAGGTTCAAGCCTCTTTGCTGGAAGATGCGTGATAGCGCAGCATTGATCGTTCTCATCCTTACCATTGGTTTATTAATATATATAGATCGAAGGGTGATTGTTTTATGA
- the rpsD gene encoding 30S ribosomal protein S4: protein MSRYTGPVCRLCKAEGAKLFLKGDRCFTEKCAITRGESKSKQRRGRPRSKASEYGIRLREKQKLRRFYGMNEGQFRRFFAEANRMAGVTGHNFLQLLERRLDNVVYRMGFAASRSQARQLILHGHFVVDGRKVDVPSFLVRAGSTVAVAENSKEIALIRENAEVAASRTVPEWLEVNTERMEANVVSIPVREQIDVPVNEQLVVEFYAR from the coding sequence ATGAGCAGATATACAGGACCAGTATGCCGTCTCTGTAAAGCTGAAGGAGCAAAGCTTTTCCTCAAGGGAGACCGTTGCTTTACAGAGAAGTGTGCTATTACTAGGGGAGAGTCTAAAAGTAAACAAAGGAGGGGCAGGCCTCGCTCGAAGGCTAGTGAATATGGAATTCGACTTCGCGAGAAGCAGAAGCTGCGCCGCTTTTATGGTATGAACGAGGGCCAGTTCCGGAGATTCTTTGCTGAGGCAAACAGAATGGCTGGAGTGACAGGACATAACTTCCTTCAGCTTCTTGAGCGACGCCTTGATAACGTGGTTTACAGAATGGGATTTGCCGCTAGCCGAAGCCAGGCCAGACAGCTTATTCTTCATGGCCATTTTGTAGTTGATGGCCGTAAAGTTGATGTGCCGAGTTTCCTCGTTCGGGCTGGCTCTACGGTAGCTGTTGCGGAAAATAGCAAGGAAATTGCGTTGATTCGAGAGAACGCTGAAGTGGCAGCGTCAAGAACCGTTCCGGAATGGCTGGAGGTTAATACCGAGCGCATGGAAGCTAATGTTGTTTCCATCCCTGTGCGAGAACAGATTGATGTTCCCGTCAATGAGCAGCTCGTTGTTGAGTTCTATGCCAGATAG
- a CDS encoding DNA-directed RNA polymerase subunit alpha, whose protein sequence is MRPEIRIEECSPTFGKIIVEPLERGYGVTLGNALRRVLLSSVKGAAITSVRIDGVLHEFSTIPGVREDVIELMLNLKHIPVRSYSKDVKVLHLESEGSRAVVASDIQPDSEIEFFNPDAPICVLEEGAQLSMDLYIEQGTGYATIDRPRPAYLPADALLIDAIFSPVLKVHYDVEAARVGQRTDFERLVLDVTTNGVIAPDVAVGEAARVIRTYFGFIVEDIDKLHPVEGAEEEDAALAAAEAAAAEAAEAAAKEEDDLLSRPVRELELSIRSENCLLRGGIHTIGELITRSREDLLKIRNLGKISLREIEEKLEKQGLHLSTEKSEEKAVKED, encoded by the coding sequence ATGCGGCCTGAAATCCGAATTGAAGAGTGTAGCCCCACCTTTGGTAAAATTATTGTAGAACCCCTTGAAAGAGGATACGGAGTAACGCTGGGCAATGCTCTGCGACGGGTACTGCTTTCCTCCGTTAAGGGGGCGGCTATTACTTCAGTCCGTATCGATGGCGTTCTACATGAGTTCAGTACCATCCCAGGGGTTCGCGAGGACGTCATCGAACTGATGTTGAACCTGAAGCATATTCCTGTTCGTTCTTATAGCAAAGATGTGAAGGTCCTTCATTTAGAATCAGAGGGATCTAGAGCAGTTGTAGCTTCAGATATTCAGCCTGATAGTGAAATTGAGTTTTTTAATCCTGACGCACCTATTTGCGTGTTGGAAGAGGGAGCCCAACTTTCAATGGATCTCTACATAGAGCAGGGGACAGGATATGCCACCATCGATCGACCACGCCCTGCGTATCTTCCGGCAGACGCCCTCTTGATCGACGCTATTTTTTCGCCGGTTTTGAAAGTACATTACGATGTGGAAGCGGCCCGTGTAGGCCAACGTACAGACTTTGAGCGGCTAGTTCTTGACGTAACAACAAATGGTGTTATAGCACCAGATGTGGCGGTAGGCGAAGCTGCGAGGGTTATACGTACCTATTTTGGGTTTATCGTTGAGGATATAGACAAGCTTCATCCGGTAGAAGGGGCTGAAGAAGAGGATGCTGCTCTGGCAGCAGCCGAAGCGGCAGCAGCTGAGGCAGCTGAAGCGGCAGCAAAAGAGGAAGATGATCTTCTTTCAAGGCCTGTGCGAGAGCTTGAACTCTCTATTCGAAGCGAGAACTGCCTCCTTCGTGGTGGAATTCATACCATCGGCGAGCTCATAACAAGAAGTAGAGAAGATCTGTTGAAGATTCGTAACCTTGGGAAAATTTCTCTGAGAGAAATCGAGGAGAAACTGGAAAAGCAGGGGCTTCACCTCAGCACAGAGAAGAGCGAAGAGAAAGCAGTAAAGGAGGACTAG
- a CDS encoding ATP-binding cassette domain-containing protein, producing the protein MSIIVKNLTHIYHPSTPLETVALKDVNLRTEKGQWLSIVGHTGSGKSTLAQYLNALLVPEAGRGEVSVENYLSRPGSSQLRSIRHTVGLVFQYPEQQLFAETVFEEVAFAPRNWGVAEKDLEEVVKGALREVGLSESFLDRNPFQLSGGEKRRIALASVLAANPAYLVLDEPTAGLDATGRKDLVKLLLSQKEKGRGIVFVTHDLEIALTASDSILVLEGGKEVVQGDPEKIVQALSQNPVRGLCLPDVLELAVLLEQGGWKVPLTWNQRKLFQSIVKRVRKS; encoded by the coding sequence ATGTCTATTATAGTAAAAAACCTCACCCATATTTATCATCCTTCCACTCCATTGGAAACAGTGGCTTTGAAGGATGTGAATTTGCGTACGGAAAAGGGGCAATGGCTTTCTATTGTAGGGCATACTGGTAGCGGTAAGTCTACTCTTGCCCAGTATTTGAATGCGTTGCTGGTTCCTGAGGCTGGACGTGGAGAGGTGTCTGTGGAAAATTATTTATCTCGTCCAGGTAGCTCTCAGTTAAGAAGTATCAGACATACTGTAGGTCTTGTTTTTCAATATCCTGAACAACAACTTTTTGCTGAAACAGTTTTTGAAGAGGTGGCTTTTGCCCCTAGAAACTGGGGGGTAGCAGAGAAAGATCTCGAGGAAGTCGTGAAAGGCGCCCTTCGTGAAGTGGGGCTTTCTGAAAGTTTTTTAGATCGGAATCCCTTTCAGCTTTCTGGGGGCGAAAAAAGACGTATAGCCCTTGCTTCTGTTCTTGCAGCTAATCCCGCCTATCTCGTTCTGGATGAACCTACGGCGGGGCTTGACGCCACTGGTCGTAAAGATCTCGTAAAGCTTCTCTTGTCCCAGAAAGAGAAAGGGAGAGGTATTGTTTTTGTTACTCACGATTTGGAAATAGCCCTTACTGCCAGTGATTCTATTCTTGTTCTCGAAGGGGGCAAAGAGGTTGTACAGGGTGATCCAGAAAAGATAGTTCAAGCACTGAGTCAAAATCCAGTGCGAGGCCTATGTCTTCCTGATGTCTTAGAGTTAGCAGTTCTTTTAGAGCAAGGAGGCTGGAAGGTGCCATTGACTTGGAATCAACGTAAACTTTTTCAATCCATAGTAAAAAGGGTGAGAAAATCATGA